GAAAGTGGTAGGGCCTGGGACGTCGTCCCAGGCGCAAACGCCGCTCAAAAAACAGATGATTTCCGTCCTCAAGGGGACGTTCAACACCAGTGAGCGACGGGCCTGTCGGGCATTGAGCTTTTCCAGAACCACCCCCAAAAGAGTGAAAGACCTGGTGCTGATCGAGCGTCTTCGCGCTCTGGCCTCGGAACGACCTCGCTTCGGGTACCGCCGGTTGCACCTCTTCCTGAAGCGCGATGAACTGCCCATCAATCTGGGGCGGGTGTATCGCGCCGAAAGTCTCGCTGTACGCTGGAAAGTGCGCCGGAAGCTCGCCATGGGTGAGCGTCAGAAAAAACCCGTGGTTTCTGCTGCAAATCAGCGCTGGAGTCTGGACTTCATGTCGGACCAGTTGGCTTCAGGACAGCGATTTCGGGTGCTGAACGTAGTGGATCATTTCACCCGCGAGTGTCTGGCGATGCACGTGGGGGTCTCCATCACGGGTCACGACGTCGTTCGCGAGTTGGCAGCGGTGGTCCGATTCCGAGGTCGGCCGCAGGCAATCATCACCGATAACGGACCGGAATTTGTGGGAAAGGCCTTGGATCTCTGGACGCACGAAACCGGGATTACTTACCTGTTCACCCGCTCTGGAAAACCAGTGGAAAACACGTATATCGAGAGCTTCAACGGGCGACTGAGGGATGAGTGCTCGAATCTGCAATGGTTCCAGAGCCTGGAATAGGCCCGCGTCATCTTGTCGGCCTGGAGAATCGATTACAACCAGATTCGTCCGTACACCGCACTCGGTGTCTGGCCACCGAGTGCATTTGCCCGCCTGGAACAGGCGGGCTGAAGTAAGCTGAAAGTTGCAAATTGGCTGGCACCGCAAACGGGGCACTCTCATCGTCGTCCACATCGCTGGGTATGCACGGCAGTTCATGCCTTTATTTTGCCCTCAGCAGAGTCGTCCCTCTTATTTTGGAACTCTCCTGTTCCCTAGCCTCTAGCTAACGAGACCTGTCGTCCTCTACGCTATCGATCTAACCGAGCATTTCAAAGTGTGTTCACTTCCTGCGGATCGCCCCTTGAGCCGCATGGGAGACCTCGTGCACGCTGATCGTCTGTGACCGACGCCAATCCCTACCGCCACCGTTTCCCGATGACCATCATCTGATACGCGCTATGTACGCGCTATGGCTGCATTAAGTTCGCTCCCCTGCAAACTGAGAAGCTACAGCACCTTGATCCCTGCCTCTGTTCCCGCCGGTTCCTAGACGAGGTCTGCGTGAAAGTCAGTGAGGTGACTCATTGGCTGTGGAGAGCCGTAGATTAATACGTTACTGTGCTCGATATCGTTCTGCAGGCGCAACGCGATCCTCACGCCGCAAAGTCTTTCTTGACCCGTTTGCTGAGGAAATACAACGTTCCAGAGGCCCTGCACACCGCCCAACTGAGGAGCGAAGTCGCTGCTACCGCCCGCTGCAACTACCTGACCGAGCAGTCTTACCGGCCCACACGACAACAGAAACGGAGTCACCTTGGATTCAGGCCTCAGGAGCGCTTAGGAGTTTCTGAATCTGCATGCTCGAACGACCCACCTTCACCAGCACATGCGGATCACCGTTCCTTCCTACACCCAACGAACCCTTCAGAAGCAGGCCTTTCAGACCTGGCGTGAAATTGGAGCAGGAGTGGCTTAAACTTCAGGCCACTCCTGGTCTTTGCCTACCCCAGACCAAGTTAAGGCAACCACAACTATTGGCAGTTGCCTTCGAATAGGGCCGTGTACTATGCAGCCATGAGCCTGGAGCTGATGGCTGCCAACCTCGACCTTCAGGGGCGCGCCGACCGGGTGGCGCACCTAGATTCCGACAGCCTGAAGAAGTCCGCGTTGCGGGCAGCCCGCGACATAGACGTCGAGGGGCTGTGGGCGCTGCTCGAGGCTTATTTAGTGACGCGCGGCGGCCGAGGCGCGCGCGTGAGCGTCAACACCCTGGAGGCGTACCGTATAGGCCTCGACACCTTTCTGGCTTGGGCAGGTCCGGCGGGTATCAGCCTGCTCCGTCCTGGGCCGAATGCCGGGTTCCGGTACGTCCGGCATCTGGAAGGCGCAGGCCTGGCCCCCAGCAGCGTGCGCGTGCGCTTGAGCGCCGGCAAGGCCTTGTACGCCGCTCTGCGCTGGACAGGAGCCTGCGAGGCCGCGCCCTTCCTGGACGTGCGGGCCGCCAGCGATCCGGTGCCCCGGTGGGAAAAGCGCAAGCCCTACTCCACCGAGGATGTGGCATTGCTGCTGCGGCATGCGGGAGTCCAGGACGCGGTGATCGTCGTGCTTGGCGCGCACGTGGGGCTGAGAGCGACGGAGATGACGACACTGCTCAGAAAGGACTTGCACCTGGATGCGCCCGAGCCGTACCTGACCGTGACCGGCAAGAGGCAGCGCCGCCAGGAGGTGGCGCTCTCCCCTACTGCGGTCAAGGCGCTACGCACGTGGCTAGCTGCGACGCCCAATTACGGCCCCCGGGTGCTGACCATCCACACCCGTCAGAGCGTGGAGAATGCGCTGAAGCGGCTGTGTCAGGAGGCAGGCGTACGCTACGGGGGCCGCGAGGTTCACGGCCTGCGCCACAGCGCGGGCACCCGGATCTACAGCGAGAGTGGAGATCTGCTGGCCGTACGGGACCATTTGCGACACCGCACCGTCGACAGCAGCGAGATCTACGTGGATTACGCGCGGGCGGGCCGCAAGAAGCCTGTGGGTGACTGGTGAGGGTGCTGGAGTAGCTTTTTAAGTGGCTGTCCTATGGGCAACCTCTGTACCGTTACCCCTTCCCTGCGAACGGGCGCGCCTCCTCTCCCCTGTTACTCAAGAAGCTGCTCGACCTCCTGCAATAACTTCCTCAGTCGGGTCTGTTTGCGGGCGTCCAGCGCGCCCACGCAGCCAACTTCAAGACCCGCCGCGTTTCCTACACCAAGTCACCCAGCTCCGAAGGTGCTGGATCGCTGCTTCCTACCAGGAGCGCGGCTCCACATCCCGCACTCCCCATTCCCCGGACTCGACGCGTGGGAGCCATTTGAGCTGCTGAGTAGCGCTAGCCCGCCGCAGCAGCAGCCAGGAGCGGGGTGTGCCTGGAGACGCTCTGCACGGCCTCATGCTGCAGGCCAGCCGCTGCCCGCATTGCCGCAAGACCGGTGTCTTCGTGATGAACCCGTTCTCGGCGGGCTGGGCTAGTCTCGCGGCCCACCGCGGCTTACTCAGGATTGCACGAAGCTGTTCAATAACTCTGGCCATTGCGGCTCATACGCCGAGCGCAAGCTACTGGCACTTGAGGACGGCGCGGCTCTTTCCGGCGAACTGGTGGCCGCGCGGTTGACGGACCTTCAGCAATCACGCGAGGCTTGAAGGCGGTGTGGGTAGTAAGCCCCGTTGGGGCACCGAGGTTGAGCTCGACTGTTTGAGCCTCCTGGACGAGTGGGGCGTGCCTCTCGATGACAAAAGCTGGACACGAATTTGCCCCTGTACGGCTATCGCCAACTTGGACAGAGGCAGGAGCTGTGGCTTAAGACGTGAACGTCTAACTTAGCGCTAAGTTAGATCCCGAATCACCAAGAACTTACGTCCAACACGAGTCCACCTTGAAGCATAATGGAATCCACCCCCCCACGGACCCTGCCCCCAGTGCTGTGCTTCTGCGCACATTCCCGCGCTACCATCCACAAATGATCACCGCCACCGTGTTCAACCACGCCGGAGGGGCCGGGAAGACGAGCCTGTGCCTCAATGTCGGCCATGAGCTCGCCCGCCAGGGTCTGCGTGTGCTCCTGATCGACTGCGATCCGCAGGGGAATATGTCCAGCTGGCTGGGCGTAACGGAGGTGGACCTCTCCACCACCATTTATCCAGTTGCCGCCGAGGGGGCCGCACTCCCCACGCCGATTAGCGTTCATGGCCTGCACCTAATCCCCGCGCAGGTGGACCTCGCCCAGGCCGAGATCGGCATCACCAGCATGCCGGGCGGACAGCTGTTCCTGCGTCAGGCCCTGCAGGCGGTCTCCGATCAGTACGACGTGTGCCTGATCGACAGCCCGCCCAGCCTGGGCCAGCTTGCCATCCTGGGGGCCCTAGCCGCCGATCACTTGATTGTGCCGATGCCCACCCGGCAGAAAGGTCTGGACGCCCTGCCCGGCCTGCAGCGGGCCACCGCGCTCTACCGCCGACTGCGCCCGGAGTTGACCGTGGCCCTCTACGTGCCCACCCTCTACGACGCCCGTCGCACGCATGACCGCTCAGTCCTGGACTCCTTGCGCGCCTATCTCTCGCCACTCAGCGAGCCGATGCCGCAGCGGGAGGCCGTATGGCTGGATAGCACTATGTCCGGCGAACCCGTGGGGGTCTACGCACCGGGTAGCCCGGTTCACGAGGACATCCAGCGATTGACCGCGGAAGTCGTTCGCGCGCTAGGCCTGGAAGTGTCCGCATGACCCGTCCGAAGAAACCAAAGCCTCGGGTCGGTTTGGAAGTCCTGCTTGGGGATGCCTCCGCGCTTTCTCGCCCTGGACTGGATGCCCGCAACATCCCGCTCACCGAGCTGCGCCCCAGCGCGCTCCAGCCCCGACGGGTGTTCACGCCCACGGCGCTGGCCGCGCTGACCACCAGCATCCGAGAACAGGGCGTGCTGCAACCCCTCCTTGTGCGTTCGGTCGAGGGCGGCTACGAGATCATTGCAGGAGAGCGGCGTTGGCGGGCCGCGCAGGAAGCCGGGCTCAAGGAAGTGCCAGTGGTGGTCCGCGAGCTCGATAACCGCGCTGCGCTCGCGGCCGCGCTGATCGAGAATCTACAGCGCGAGGACCTGAACGTCTATGAGGAGGTAAGGGGCACGGTGCAGCTCGTCGCACTGGCCCTGGACACGGACGCCGACGGCGCTAAGGGGCGGCTTTACAAGGCCATGAACCATGGCGGGCCGGATGTAGAGGTGCTGGAGGATCTGTTCTCGCGGCTGTCGCTCGGGCCCTGGAAGAGTTTCGCCGCGAACAAACTCCGCATCCTGTCCTGGCCCCAGCAGGTGCTGGACGCAATGGACGCAGGCCTGCCGTACACCCTCGGCGGAGTGGTGGTGGGGGCCCCAGCTGAACACCAGGCTGAGCTGCTGGAGTTGGCTGTCGGCGGCGCCACGCTCCGGGAACTCAGGGACCGACTGGCCACACTGCGGGAACGGCCAGCCCGCACCGCCTTGAACGAGCGCGATGTGGCCCGGCTGGGGCGCACCTTGAGCAGCGTGAAATGGATCAGAGGCCTGAACGATAAGGAACAAGCAGAAATCAATAAATGGATGGGGAAGATGCCGGAGGCGGTAAAGAAAGCTCTGGGACAGAAATAGGCTGGCCGCATCGGCGATCCCTGGCGCTTCCAGGCACACAGATACACGTCTGGGACACACCTCTTGGCCGGGAAATACAGCGAAC
The genomic region above belongs to Deinococcus humi and contains:
- a CDS encoding site-specific integrase, translating into MSLELMAANLDLQGRADRVAHLDSDSLKKSALRAARDIDVEGLWALLEAYLVTRGGRGARVSVNTLEAYRIGLDTFLAWAGPAGISLLRPGPNAGFRYVRHLEGAGLAPSSVRVRLSAGKALYAALRWTGACEAAPFLDVRAASDPVPRWEKRKPYSTEDVALLLRHAGVQDAVIVVLGAHVGLRATEMTTLLRKDLHLDAPEPYLTVTGKRQRRQEVALSPTAVKALRTWLAATPNYGPRVLTIHTRQSVENALKRLCQEAGVRYGGREVHGLRHSAGTRIYSESGDLLAVRDHLRHRTVDSSEIYVDYARAGRKKPVGDW
- a CDS encoding ParB/RepB/Spo0J family partition protein; this translates as MTRPKKPKPRVGLEVLLGDASALSRPGLDARNIPLTELRPSALQPRRVFTPTALAALTTSIREQGVLQPLLVRSVEGGYEIIAGERRWRAAQEAGLKEVPVVVRELDNRAALAAALIENLQREDLNVYEEVRGTVQLVALALDTDADGAKGRLYKAMNHGGPDVEVLEDLFSRLSLGPWKSFAANKLRILSWPQQVLDAMDAGLPYTLGGVVVGAPAEHQAELLELAVGGATLRELRDRLATLRERPARTALNERDVARLGRTLSSVKWIRGLNDKEQAEINKWMGKMPEAVKKALGQK
- a CDS encoding ParA family protein, with the translated sequence MITATVFNHAGGAGKTSLCLNVGHELARQGLRVLLIDCDPQGNMSSWLGVTEVDLSTTIYPVAAEGAALPTPISVHGLHLIPAQVDLAQAEIGITSMPGGQLFLRQALQAVSDQYDVCLIDSPPSLGQLAILGALAADHLIVPMPTRQKGLDALPGLQRATALYRRLRPELTVALYVPTLYDARRTHDRSVLDSLRAYLSPLSEPMPQREAVWLDSTMSGEPVGVYAPGSPVHEDIQRLTAEVVRALGLEVSA
- a CDS encoding DDE-type integrase/transposase/recombinase → MKDLVLIERLRALASERPRFGYRRLHLFLKRDELPINLGRVYRAESLAVRWKVRRKLAMGERQKKPVVSAANQRWSLDFMSDQLASGQRFRVLNVVDHFTRECLAMHVGVSITGHDVVRELAAVVRFRGRPQAIITDNGPEFVGKALDLWTHETGITYLFTRSGKPVENTYIESFNGRLRDECSNLQWFQSLE